From the Pseudodesulfovibrio indicus genome, the window CCCAGCACGCGGTCCTCGACGATGCGCCGCACCGCCTCCTCCGGGACCAGTCCGGCCAGGTCGCCCTGCTGCGCGCGCAGGGTGGTGATCTCCTGGACCAGCGGCACGACCAGCCCGTACTCCTGCTTGACCGCCGCGATCTGCTGGCCGAGCGCCCCGGTGAACAGGTTCAGCCCCACCAGGACCGCGAAGCACAGCCCGGCCACCCCGGTCAGGACGAACTTGAACAGCCGCTCCTGCGAGGCCGGAGGCCAGTCGCTCCAGAAATAGGTCATGCGCTTCGAGGCCATGCTACTTGGGCTCCACGGTCAGGGTAAAGAGCACGCCGTCGTCCAGCGGGTCGCTCCTGTACACGGAGAACAGGTACCGGTCGTCGTCGGAAAGCCGCTCCAGATAGTCCATGAATCCCTCTTCCGGGCCGCTGAAGAACCCCCGGACCCGGCCCGTGGTCCCGGTCAGGGTCACGCCGTCCAGCCGCACCCGCTCCCCTGCCGGACGGCTCAGGGCCGCCAGCACGGACAACGGGTCCAGCCCGATGCGGCTCGCGGCGGTCAGCTTGCCGTGCTCGAACTGCAGCCGCCCAAAGGGCGAACCGCCGATGTCCGGGCCGAGCACCGAACGGTAGAGGTTGTCGGTCGCCTCCCGAATCTCCAGGAGCTGCGCGCGGTTGAGGGAGTAACGCATGGCCTGCCCCGCCAGGAACAGGCCGCCCACCACCAGGACCCAGACAAGGTTGCGGAGGAACCGTCTGGAGGCCTTGCCGGACCGGTATCGCGGCACCCCGGATTCGGCGCCCTGTTGCGTTTTGGAATGCGTCATGGTTCTGACCCCGGTTGATACGCGAAACCCCGGTCACGGGCAAGACGGCCCCCGGGCGCGGGGCGCGAGGGGGCCGGACAATGTCGATGGCGAAGCCGCACGGACCGCGGCCGTCGCGCGGACGCGGGCTACAGGCTCGCGGCGGCCCTTTCCACGGATTCCTTGAACCCGTCGCGAGCCGCGCGGATGCGGGCCGCCAGGGACTCGTCGTGCAGGGCCAGGATCTGGGCGGCCAGCCAGGCGGCGTTCTTCGCGCCCACCTTGTCCAGCGCCAGGGTGCCCACCGGGAAGCCCGGAGGCATCTGTACCGTGGCCAGCAGGGCGTCCATGCCGCCCAGGGGCGAGGCGGTCAGCGGCACGCCCAGGACCGGCTTCGTGGTCTTGGCGGCCACGGCCCCGGCCAGATGGGCGGCCAGGCCCGCCGCACAGATGAACACCTGGCAGCCGTCCGCCTCGTACTCGGCCACCAGCCGGGCCGTGCGCTCCGGCGTGCGGTGGGCCGAAGAAACCGTGAACACGTGGTCCACGCCCAACTCGGTCAACAGATCGGAACACGGACGCATCGTGCCCTCGTCCGAAATCGACCCCATGAAAATCACAACCTGCGGCATGCTCGCTCCTTGGTGAAGAGGCGCCTCCGGCGGCCGGGGGAAGGGGAGAGGGAAACCTTTTGGAAAAGGTTTCCCTCTCCCCTTCCCCCGGACCCCCATCCCCTCTCCCTTCCCAAACTTTTCGGGTCGCTTCGCGAAGGGAGGCGGGAGGCCTGATTTGTATATGAAAGACGCCGTTCGGGGTTCGCACCCCCGCGCCGCCCTGTCGGACATCCGGTTTCCCTGCCCTTCCCCGGCGGCGCAGCGCCAAAAAGTTCGGAAGGGAGAGCGCGAGAGGGAAACTTTTTCAAAAGTTTCCCTCTCGCATCTTCATCGAACTATTAGCTCCGCTTCAGCCCCTTGTCGGCGATGTCGCGGCGGTAGAAGGACTTGTCGAAGTGGACCTTTTCCACGGCTTCGTAGGCCTTTTTGCGGGCTGCGGCCAGATCGTCGCCGAGCGCGGTGACGCAGAGCACGCGGCCGCCGGAGGTGACGATGCGGTCGCCGTCCACCTTGGTCCCGGCCTGAAAGACCTTGACCCCTTCCATGGCGTCGGCCTGGTCCAGCCCGGTGACCTCCATGCCCTTGGGGTAGGAGCCGGGGTAGCCCTCGGCGGCCATGACCACGCCGCAGGCGGTCTGCGGGGTGGATTTGACCTCGATCTGGTCGAGCTTGCCGTCGATGCAGGCGAACATGATCTCCAGCAGGTCGGTCTCCAGGCGCATGAGCAGGGGCTGGCATTCGGGATCGCCGAAGCGGACGTTGTATTCCAGCACGCTGGGGCCGTTCTCGGTGTACATCAGTCCGGCGTAGAGCACGCCCTTGAACGGCTCGCCCTTGGCGGCCAGGTGGCGCAGGATGGGCTTGATGCACAGCTCGGCGGTCTCGGCGTATTGCTCCTTGGGCAGAATCGGGGCCGGGGAATAGGCGCCCATGCCGCCGGTGTTGGGGCCGGTGTCGCCGTCATAGGCGGCCTTGTGGTCCTGGGCGGAAGGCAGCATGGCGTAGTTGACGCCGTCGCAGAAGCAGAGGAAGGAGGCTTCCTCGCCCTTGAGGGTCTCCTCGACCACCACGCGGTCGCCCGCCGAGCCGAAGACCTTCCTGACCATCATCTGCTCCACGGCCTCCAGGGCCTCCTCGGTGGAGGTGGCCACGACCACGCCCTTGCCCGCGGCCAGGCCGTCGGCCTTGACCACCAGGGGCGCGCCCTTTTCCTTGATGAAGGCCACGGCGTCTTCGTATTCGTCGAACACGCGGAACGGCGCGGTGGGGACGCCCGCCTCGGCCATGATGTTCTTGGAGAACGCCTTGGACCCTTCGAGGTTCGCGGCAAAGGCGTTGGGGCCGAAGCAGGGGATGCCCTCCTGACGGAGCGCGTTTTCCAGGCCGAGCACCAGCGGCAGCTCGGGACCTGCGACCACCAGGTCCACTTCCTCGTCCCTGGCCAGGGCCACCAGGCCCGGAATGTCGTCATCCTTCACGGGCACGTTCAACCCCACCTGGGCGGTGCCGCCGTTGCCGGGCGCGCAGAGAATGGTCTCCACCCGGGGGTTCTGGGCGAGCTTCCAGCACAGGGCGTGTTCACGTCCGCCGGAGCCGACTACAAGAATCTTCATCGTTCCCCTCCAGTCTGTTTTCGGGATGTAGACGGTGTAAGGAATATCCCGCGTTTTTTCAAGGACAATGGGGCGTGGTTCCGCGGCGGACGGTCGGGCCCCGCGCCCCCCCCGGCAGACTTTTTCGCCCACCCGGTTGACGAAATTTGCAACTCGTCGTAATGGCTTGGTAATCCCGAATCCCAATACCCGGGAGTTCGGGGGTGGAAATGTTGCGGGAAGGAGCCGCCCCACGGCCACGGGCCGATGCCGGAGCCGCCCGCCATCTGGATCATTATTGTTGGAGCCCCTCACCATGAAAAGCATTTACGTCGGCAACATTCCCTTCAGCGCAACCGAGAACGACATCCGCGACATGTTCGGCGCGTATGGCAACGTCTCATCCGTGAAACTCATCGAGGACCGCGAGACCGGCCGCTTCCGCGGTTTCGGGTTCGTGGAGATGGACGACGAGGGCGCGCTGGCGGCCATCGAGGCCCTGGACGGACAGGACATGTCCGGACGGCCCCTGAAGGTCAACGAAGCCAAGCCGCGCGCCCCCCGTCCCAGATACTGATCCGCACGGAAAGAGTTTTCCAGGCCGGACGGTCCGCCGCCCGGAGTCTGATCCTGCGCCCGGTCACATGGCATCGCGGCGCTTGAGCAGGATGTCCTCGGAAGCCTTGTACGCGGCATAGTACATCTGGACGTGGGCCACGTAGGCCGTGGTCTCCCGCCCGATAAGGGCAAAGGCCGCCCACTCCGCATTGCCGAACCAGCGGTCGGGGTCCAGGCCCATCTCGCGCGCCTTCTTGCGCACCTGGGTAATCCTGGCCGGCCCCGCGTTGTAGGCCGCCAGGGCGAAGTCCATCTTTGCGTCTTCGTCCACGTCCGAAAAATACCGGTCGCACAGGTAGCGCAGGTAGGCCACCCCGGCGTGGACGTTGCCGTCCGGGGTGGAGATGTCCTTGACCCCCATCTCCGCCGCCGTGGACGGCTTGATCTGCATGATCCCCACCGCGCCCGCCGAACTCTTGCGGTTCATGTCGAAACGCGACTCCTGATAGGCCATGGCCGCGATCTTGAGCCAGTCGAAGCCGTATTCCCTGCCGTACTTGCGGAACAGCTCGGCCAGCGGCCTGAGCTTGCCGATCTCCCCGGAATCCGTGGGGTTGGCGACGAAATCCTCGTTCACGTAATAGCGCTTGAAAAACATGTTCCCCAACAGGGTCCCCTGGCGCACCGTGGCCGCGAATTCCGACAGGCTCGCCTTCAGCTCCGGGCAGTCGGGACGCACGCCCCAGGCGAGCCGGCCGTCCGCATGGATGACCGCGTCCGGGAACAGCCGCAGCTTGGGAAACGCCTTGGTCCAGGCCTCGGCCATGAACACGTCCGCCGCCGTGTATTCGATCATGCCCTTGGAGGCCATCTCCAGCAGGTCCTCGGTGGCCAGCACCGGGTCCGCCTTGACGATCTTGACCGGGGCAAGCCCCTTGCGCTTCAACGCGCCGCTCAGGTCCGCCAGGTGCTCGGCGTAACTGGTGCCCTCCACCACCGAGACCTTGCGCCCTGACAGCTCGTCCGCCGTCTTCAGCGCGCGGCTCCGGGGACCGCCCACCGCCACCGCCGTCACCCCGGTGCGGTACGGGGCGGCAAAGGCCACCTCCTTGCTGCGCTCGGCGGTCACGGTCAGCCCGGCGGCGATCACGTCCCCGCGCCCGTCCAGCAGGGCCGGGACCAGATCGGCAAAGGTCACGGGCACGAAGACCAGCCGGACCAGCTCCTTTGCGTGCCGCTTGCCCAGCCACTCCTCCCAGGCGCGCATCATGTCCGCCTCAAGGCCTCGAACCACCCCCTCCTCAATAAAGAAGTTGGTCCGGTTGTATACCACCAGCACGCGGATGGGCCGACGCTGTTCGAGCATCTCGCCCAGGTCCCCCTTCCACTCGCGCTGCACCCGATCGGCCGCGTCCTGGGCAACGGCGGCCGGGGGCGACTGCAACGGCAACAACAGCATCGCCAACATCAGACACGACAGCATCGGGCGAATTCGGGGCATCGGACCTCCTCTCTCGTTCGACTCCACTCAAAGCGCCGCAACGCTTCTGCCCGGCCCTTTTCTAGCCTCTCGGACCCTTGAGGGCAACAGGGCAACTTTCCTGTTGACACCGGATTCATCTTTAGTAATAGTTCTTATTATTGAAACAACCAAGGGAGCCAAACATGAAAGATACCGTCCTGAAAGCCATGCGTGAAGCCGGAAAACCGGTGCGGCCCGGCGATGTCGCCAAAGCCCTGAACGCGGACAGCAAAGAAGTTTCCAAAGCCATCAAGATCCTCAAGGATGAAGGGGCCGTGGTCTCGCCCAAACGGTGCTACTACGAGCCCGCCTAGATAACCGACAGTCACACACACCCTTACCTCCTCCAATGCCGCCCCCCGGACTCCAGCCCCCGAGTCCGGGGGGCACCCCTTTTGGGGGGCAGAAAGAGGCCTCCGGCGGCTGGGGGAAGGGGAGAGGGAAAACTTTTGGAAAAGTTTCCCCTCTCCCCTTCAAAACTTTTTGGGTCGCTTCGCGAGGATGGGCGGGTCGAGTCGAGACGAGTTTCTTCACACAGGTTCCGACACGCCGCCTTTAAGTCCACCCTTACCCCGTCAAACAGCACGCCATCCCTCCCCATACACAAAACGCAAAGCGCCCCGCCCCGGCACGAACCCGAGCGAAGCGAGCGACAAGAAGTTTTGAAGGGGAGTCCAGAGGGGAAACTTTTTCAAAAGTTTCCCCTCTGGCCGCCGGAGGCATTCCCAGAACTTAGACCCTGTCGGACAGGGCGAGCCGGATGCCGAGGCCGAGGAACAGGGTTCCGGCGGCGCGTTTGGCCCAGGTGTTGAAGGAGCCGTTCTTGCCGAGTTTTTGGGAGACGCGGGCGGCGGACCAGGCGTAGGCGAGGTTCACGAAGGTCCCGTTGATGGTGAAGACCACGCCGAGGAAGAGGAAGGCCAACGGCTTGTTGGGCGCGTCCACGGACACGAACTGGGGCAGGAAGGCCATGAAGAAGAGGGCGACCTTGGGGTTGAGGGCATTGGTCCAGAACCCCTGGGAGTAGATTTTCCGTGCCTGGACGCGGCAGTCGCCGCCGTTTTGGCGGTCCTGGCCGTTGCCGTTCTTGCGCCACATGGAGATGCCGACCCAGATGAGGTAGGCGGCTCCGGCGAACTTGACGATGGTGAAGGCCGTGGCCGAGGTGGCGAGGATGGCGGACAGGCCGAGGGCGGCGGCGAAGACGTGGACGAAGCAGCCGGTGCCGACGCCCAGCGCGGCGATGGAGCCGAGTTTCCAGCCGTGAGACGCGCCCCGGCTGACGATGTAGAAGACGTCCTGTCCGGGAGTGATGTTCAGGAGCAGGCCGGAGAGGACGAAGAGGGCGAAATCATGGACGCCGAGCATGGGTGATCACCTGCGGTTGCGGTTGCGGTCCGGCGGCGGTGCCGGGCCGGTGCGGGAGCGCATGGCGGGTGCATACACCCGCGGGGGCCGGGTTGTCCACGGTGGATCAGAAGGCGTCGAAGTCGGGGTAGACGTGTCCCCATTTCTCGTAGATGGGTTCGAGCGCCCCGCTCTTGTGCAGCCTGAGCATGCCGTCGTCGTACATCTTGATGACCATGTCGGAGCGCGGGGTGGTGTTGAACACCGGGTGGTAGGAGCGGTTTCCGGCCTTGCGCGCCAGGTAGCGGGAGCGGTCCGGGCGCGCACCGGACGCCCGGATGGATTCCTCGATGAAGGCCATGTCGTCCACGTAGAAGTCGGACCGGCCGAGCAGGACCATCTCCAGGCACTTGACCCCGGAGGCCATCTCCCGGATGCGCACCGGCACCGGGAAATCCCATTGATGATAGAACCCTTTCTGGGCCGCGATCTCCTTGTCCCGGAGGGTCTCGCCGCCCCTCCACTCGCCGACGCGGTCCTTGTCGTAGAGCACGTAATAGTCGTTGGCGTAGAGGGGATAGCGGGCCAGCCGCAACGGCGGTTCGGCCCGGTCGTCGCAGATCATCATGTCCACCCACCCGAGGCGCACCAGTTCGTCGGCCCGATCGGACGGCACGTATTCATGCCGGACCTTGATCCCATAGAGGGCGAACACCGCTTCCAGCACCTCGTGGTACAGGCCGGTCCCGTCCGCATTGGTAAAGGATTCCCACGACGGTCCCGCTGAAATGACTTCGGTCACCTTGCCGGGCTTTCCGTCGGCATGGGCGGGCGGGGAAAAAAGAAGAGTGCACAGCACCGTGCAGAAAAAAACTATTCTTTTCACCAGAACTGTTTGTTCCGAATCCATCCGGAAGTCAATTATTATACCCTTGGCCCAATATCGCTCCGCTGACTTTTTTTGAGAATATGCTCAATTCCCCTTGACTCCGGAAAGTCTGAGCGTATCTTCACCTGAAGAGCTGTTCATAAGAGAGGGCTGGATGGGAAGACGCAAGATCAGGCGGACGGTGCAACGGGAGCCGGGGGTTACATACTACAAACCCCAGGGCATCCCCATGCGCGAACTGCAAAACGCGACCCTGACCTTCGAGGAGCTGGAGGCGCTACGGCTTGCCGACGCCGAAGGGTTCACTCAGGAAGAGGGGGCGCAGGTCATGGGCGTTTCCAGGGCCACCTTCGGCCGTGTGCTGGGCGCGGCGCGGGCCATCGTGGCCTCGGCGCTGGCCGAGGGGCACGCCATCCGCATCGAGGGCGGCCACTACACCCTGGCCGAAGAGGCCTGGGAATGCCCCGAACTCTCACCGGACCAGGAGTCCGAAACAACGGGAGATGAAATTATGCCCGGAATGGACGGAAAAGGTCCGCGCGCCGGAGGCGGCGGGCGGTGCATGGGCGGTCGCGGCCGAGGAATGGGCCGAGGCCAGGGAATGGGCCAGGGACGCGGAATGGGCGGCCAGGGCCAAGGAATGGGCCAGGGACGCCGCATGGGCGGCCAGGGCATGGGAGCCGAGACCGGCTCCGCAACTCAGCAATCCAAGGATATGACAATGGGCAAGATCGCAGTGACCACCGAAGGACCGACCCTGGAAGACCGCGTGGACCCTCGGTTCGGCCGGGCCGCAGGCTTCGCCATCGTGGACCCGGAAACCATGACCGTGGTCAGCTACGTGGACAACGGCGGTTCGCAGGCCCTGGCGCAGGGCGCCGGAATCCAAGCCGCGGAAAACGTGGCCAACGCGGGCGCAACCGTGCTGCTGACGGGCTATGTCGGCCCCAAGGCCTTTGCGGCTTTGCAGGCCGCCGGAATCGGCATCGGGCAGGACGTGGATAACCTGACCGTGCGCGAGGCCGTGGAACAATACAAGGCGGGCCGCGTGAACATGGCCGACGCCCCCAACGCCCAGGCCGGAGGCAACAAGTGATCTACGCCGTGGCCAGCGGCAAGGGCGGCACGGGCAAGACCACGGTGTCTTCGTCCCTGGCCGCCCTTTGGGACGCGCCCGCCGCGCTGGTGGACCTCGACGTGGAGGAACCGAACCTCCACCTCTTCCTCAACCCGGACCTGAGCTCCGTGGAAAAGGCGTGGATCGAGGTCCCGGAAGCGGACGAGGACAAATGCACCCGCTGCCGCGCATGCGCCGACCTGTGCCAGTTCAAGGCCATCACCGTCATGGCCGACACCCTGCTCGTGTTCCCGGAGATGTGCCACGGGTGCGGCGGCTGCCTTGCCGTCTGCCCCGAGGGCGCGCTCTTTCCGGGCCGCCGCGAGCTGGGCGAGATATGCAAGGGCACGGCGGGCCGCCACCGGTTCGTCATGGGCAGGCTCCGCGTGGGCGAGGCCATGTCCCCGCCGCTCATGCGCCAGATCCGCGAGCTGTTCCCGGCCCTGGCCAAGGACGGCGACATCCTCATCGACGCCCCCCCGGGCGTGAGCTGCCCGGCCATCAACGCCGTGGCCGACGCCGACTGCATCGTGCTCGTGACCGAGCCGACGCCCTTCGGCTTCCATGATTTCAAACTCGCGTGGGAGGCGTTCACCCCGCTGGGCAAGCCCATGGGCGCGGTCATCAACCGCGCGGACCTGGGCGACTCCCAGGTGACCGACTTCTGCCGCGACAACAACATTCCGGTCTGGGCCGAGATCCCCTACTCCCGCGACATCGCCCAGGCGTACTCGCGCGGCGAGATCATCGCCACCATGCTCAAGGGGTTGGAGCCGGTCTTCACCACCCTGCGCGACCGGATGCGGGCCGCCGCCCGAAAGGAGGCCACCCATGCGTGAGATAGTGGTCATCTCCGGCAAGGGCGGAGCGGGCAAGACGTCCATGACCGGGGCGTTCGCCCATCTCGCGGATAACGCCATTCTCTGCGACCTGGATGTGGACGCCCCGGACCTCCACCTGCTCCTCAGCCCGCAAATCAAGACCGAGGAATCCTTCCTCTCCGGCAACGAGGCGGTCATCGACCCGGACCGCTGCATCGGTTGCGGCCAATGCGCCGAACTCTGCCGCTACAACGCCGTTCGCGAGGACGCGGACGGCTACCGCATCGACCCGCTGGCCTGCGAGGGATGCAAGGTCTGCGTGGCGCTCTGCCCTGAACAGGCCATCGACTTCCCGCAGAAGCACTGCGGCCAGTGGTACGTCTCGGACACCCGGTTCGGGACCATGGTCCACGCCCAGCTCTTCCCCGGCGAGGAGAACTCGGGGCGGCTCGTCACCCTGCTCAAGCAGAAGGCACGGGCCATTGCCGAGGAACAGGGTCTGGACCTGGTCCTGTGCGACGGCGCGCCCGGCATCGGCTGCCCGGTCATCAGCTCCATGGCGGGTACGAACCTGGCCGTGATCGTCACCGAACCCACCCCGTCCGGCCTGCACGACCTCAAGCGCGTGGCCGAACTGTGCGACCGGTTCAGGACCAAGGTCGCGGTGCTGGTCAACAAGTGGGACATCAACCCGGACCTGACCGAAGAGATCGAGTCGTGGTCCACGGGCCGGGGCTACACCCTGGCAGGACGCATCCCCCACGACCGGGCCGTGGTGGACGCCATGCTTGAACGCAAGGCGGTCACCGAGACCGGGTCGGACCTCACGCCCCTTCTCGAACGATCCTGGGCCGGGATTCTGGCCCTGCTCGA encodes:
- the purD gene encoding phosphoribosylamine--glycine ligase → MKILVVGSGGREHALCWKLAQNPRVETILCAPGNGGTAQVGLNVPVKDDDIPGLVALARDEEVDLVVAGPELPLVLGLENALRQEGIPCFGPNAFAANLEGSKAFSKNIMAEAGVPTAPFRVFDEYEDAVAFIKEKGAPLVVKADGLAAGKGVVVATSTEEALEAVEQMMVRKVFGSAGDRVVVEETLKGEEASFLCFCDGVNYAMLPSAQDHKAAYDGDTGPNTGGMGAYSPAPILPKEQYAETAELCIKPILRHLAAKGEPFKGVLYAGLMYTENGPSVLEYNVRFGDPECQPLLMRLETDLLEIMFACIDGKLDQIEVKSTPQTACGVVMAAEGYPGSYPKGMEVTGLDQADAMEGVKVFQAGTKVDGDRIVTSGGRVLCVTALGDDLAAARKKAYEAVEKVHFDKSFYRRDIADKGLKRS
- a CDS encoding transglycosylase SLT domain-containing protein gives rise to the protein MPRIRPMLSCLMLAMLLLPLQSPPAAVAQDAADRVQREWKGDLGEMLEQRRPIRVLVVYNRTNFFIEEGVVRGLEADMMRAWEEWLGKRHAKELVRLVFVPVTFADLVPALLDGRGDVIAAGLTVTAERSKEVAFAAPYRTGVTAVAVGGPRSRALKTADELSGRKVSVVEGTSYAEHLADLSGALKRKGLAPVKIVKADPVLATEDLLEMASKGMIEYTAADVFMAEAWTKAFPKLRLFPDAVIHADGRLAWGVRPDCPELKASLSEFAATVRQGTLLGNMFFKRYYVNEDFVANPTDSGEIGKLRPLAELFRKYGREYGFDWLKIAAMAYQESRFDMNRKSSAGAVGIMQIKPSTAAEMGVKDISTPDGNVHAGVAYLRYLCDRYFSDVDEDAKMDFALAAYNAGPARITQVRKKAREMGLDPDRWFGNAEWAAFALIGRETTAYVAHVQMYYAAYKASEDILLKRRDAM
- a CDS encoding ATP-binding protein, with the protein product MREIVVISGKGGAGKTSMTGAFAHLADNAILCDLDVDAPDLHLLLSPQIKTEESFLSGNEAVIDPDRCIGCGQCAELCRYNAVREDADGYRIDPLACEGCKVCVALCPEQAIDFPQKHCGQWYVSDTRFGTMVHAQLFPGEENSGRLVTLLKQKARAIAEEQGLDLVLCDGAPGIGCPVISSMAGTNLAVIVTEPTPSGLHDLKRVAELCDRFRTKVAVLVNKWDINPDLTEEIESWSTGRGYTLAGRIPHDRAVVDAMLERKAVTETGSDLTPLLERSWAGILALLDS
- a CDS encoding ATP-binding protein codes for the protein MIYAVASGKGGTGKTTVSSSLAALWDAPAALVDLDVEEPNLHLFLNPDLSSVEKAWIEVPEADEDKCTRCRACADLCQFKAITVMADTLLVFPEMCHGCGGCLAVCPEGALFPGRRELGEICKGTAGRHRFVMGRLRVGEAMSPPLMRQIRELFPALAKDGDILIDAPPGVSCPAINAVADADCIVLVTEPTPFGFHDFKLAWEAFTPLGKPMGAVINRADLGDSQVTDFCRDNNIPVWAEIPYSRDIAQAYSRGEIIATMLKGLEPVFTTLRDRMRAAARKEATHA
- a CDS encoding LysE family translocator; this encodes MLGVHDFALFVLSGLLLNITPGQDVFYIVSRGASHGWKLGSIAALGVGTGCFVHVFAAALGLSAILATSATAFTIVKFAGAAYLIWVGISMWRKNGNGQDRQNGGDCRVQARKIYSQGFWTNALNPKVALFFMAFLPQFVSVDAPNKPLAFLFLGVVFTINGTFVNLAYAWSAARVSQKLGKNGSFNTWAKRAAGTLFLGLGIRLALSDRV
- the purE gene encoding 5-(carboxyamino)imidazole ribonucleotide mutase, with product MPQVVIFMGSISDEGTMRPCSDLLTELGVDHVFTVSSAHRTPERTARLVAEYEADGCQVFICAAGLAAHLAGAVAAKTTKPVLGVPLTASPLGGMDALLATVQMPPGFPVGTLALDKVGAKNAAWLAAQILALHDESLAARIRAARDGFKESVERAAASL
- a CDS encoding transcriptional regulator is translated as MKDTVLKAMREAGKPVRPGDVAKALNADSKEVSKAIKILKDEGAVVSPKRCYYEPA
- a CDS encoding RNA recognition motif domain-containing protein, with the translated sequence MKSIYVGNIPFSATENDIRDMFGAYGNVSSVKLIEDRETGRFRGFGFVEMDDEGALAAIEALDGQDMSGRPLKVNEAKPRAPRPRY
- a CDS encoding substrate-binding periplasmic protein codes for the protein MKRIVFFCTVLCTLLFSPPAHADGKPGKVTEVISAGPSWESFTNADGTGLYHEVLEAVFALYGIKVRHEYVPSDRADELVRLGWVDMMICDDRAEPPLRLARYPLYANDYYVLYDKDRVGEWRGGETLRDKEIAAQKGFYHQWDFPVPVRIREMASGVKCLEMVLLGRSDFYVDDMAFIEESIRASGARPDRSRYLARKAGNRSYHPVFNTTPRSDMVIKMYDDGMLRLHKSGALEPIYEKWGHVYPDFDAF
- a CDS encoding DUF134 domain-containing protein — translated: MGRRKIRRTVQREPGVTYYKPQGIPMRELQNATLTFEELEALRLADAEGFTQEEGAQVMGVSRATFGRVLGAARAIVASALAEGHAIRIEGGHYTLAEEAWECPELSPDQESETTGDEIMPGMDGKGPRAGGGGRCMGGRGRGMGRGQGMGQGRGMGGQGQGMGQGRRMGGQGMGAETGSATQQSKDMTMGKIAVTTEGPTLEDRVDPRFGRAAGFAIVDPETMTVVSYVDNGGSQALAQGAGIQAAENVANAGATVLLTGYVGPKAFAALQAAGIGIGQDVDNLTVREAVEQYKAGRVNMADAPNAQAGGNK